One genomic window of Nocardioides daphniae includes the following:
- a CDS encoding HNH endonuclease signature motif containing protein: MTIAQARVIAAAVEAIPDRVGCDVIEAAEAKLVELAADHDPSDLAKLGRRILEVVDPDRFEDEEARRLADAEKHASERQRLRMRALGDGTTRITAVVPDATAARLGTYLHAFTNPRLADGAVRANATDQEDEKPAGFGARVTQPRRMAEAFTQLLETLDPTRLPIHGGDATHVMVTIPFEALKRDLGVATIDNATPGDGFDTITAAHARRLACTARIIPAVLGTHGEVLDVGRASRLFTKAQRRALALRDGTCRAEGCDIPGTWSEAHHLVPWAHGGVTDLDNAALLCSRHHHRAHDTAYDLTTLANGDLRFHRRT; the protein is encoded by the coding sequence GTGACGATTGCGCAGGCCCGCGTGATCGCGGCTGCCGTCGAGGCGATCCCGGACCGGGTCGGTTGTGACGTGATCGAGGCCGCCGAGGCCAAGCTGGTCGAGCTCGCCGCCGACCACGACCCCAGCGACCTGGCCAAGCTCGGCCGCCGGATCCTCGAGGTCGTCGACCCCGACCGGTTCGAGGACGAAGAAGCCCGCCGGCTGGCCGATGCCGAGAAGCACGCCAGCGAGCGGCAGCGCCTGCGGATGCGGGCCCTGGGCGACGGCACCACCCGGATCACCGCAGTCGTGCCCGACGCCACCGCCGCCCGGCTGGGGACCTACCTTCACGCCTTCACCAACCCGCGCCTGGCCGACGGGGCGGTACGTGCCAACGCGACCGACCAAGAGGACGAGAAGCCTGCGGGGTTCGGGGCCCGGGTCACCCAACCCCGCCGCATGGCTGAGGCCTTCACCCAGCTCCTCGAGACCCTCGACCCCACGCGCCTGCCCATCCACGGTGGCGACGCCACGCACGTCATGGTCACCATCCCGTTCGAGGCGTTGAAGCGCGACCTCGGTGTGGCCACGATCGACAACGCCACCCCCGGTGACGGGTTCGACACCATCACCGCCGCCCACGCCCGACGCCTGGCCTGCACCGCCCGGATCATCCCCGCCGTCCTCGGCACCCACGGCGAGGTCCTCGACGTCGGACGCGCCTCCCGGCTCTTCACCAAGGCCCAACGCCGGGCCCTCGCCCTGCGCGACGGCACCTGCCGCGCCGAAGGCTGCGACATCCCCGGCACCTGGTCCGAGGCCCACCACCTCGTCCCCTGGGCCCACGGCGGGGTCACCGATCTCGACAACGCAGCGCTCCTCTGCAGCCGACACCACCACCGCGCCCACGACACCGCGTACGACCTCACCACACTCGCCAACGGCGACCTGAGATTCCACCGGCGGACGTAG
- a CDS encoding DUF222 domain-containing protein, which yields MHPVNEVAEEMSASLKSVCDVNPTFMSTDEKASALLSLLEVESRTAELRMRVMAAAGDVAEGEGFRSIATWLAHHGHVRRADAAADLRLAEALDRERPTLAAGVREGR from the coding sequence ATGCATCCGGTGAACGAGGTCGCCGAGGAGATGAGTGCGTCGCTGAAGTCGGTGTGCGACGTGAACCCGACGTTCATGAGCACCGACGAGAAGGCCAGTGCGCTGCTGTCGCTGCTGGAGGTCGAGTCGCGCACCGCCGAACTGCGGATGCGGGTGATGGCCGCCGCGGGCGACGTGGCCGAAGGCGAGGGATTCCGGTCGATCGCGACCTGGCTGGCCCACCACGGGCACGTACGTCGCGCCGACGCCGCCGCTGACCTGCGCCTGGCCGAGGCGTTGGACCGGGAGCGGCCGACGTTGGCGGCGGGTGTGCGCGAGGGCCGGTGA